A window from Salvia miltiorrhiza cultivar Shanhuang (shh) chromosome 2, IMPLAD_Smil_shh, whole genome shotgun sequence encodes these proteins:
- the LOC131011734 gene encoding uncharacterized protein LOC131011734 isoform X2 has product MAGVLTVAASSAAVCRRSFPAKKSLSSSTSSSKCYSIGGWDPLLRRPTVLRPRKLVIRAARTESKGVSLGFRAPDFELLEPLTGKVWKLDDFDSYPALLVMFICNHCPFVKHLKKDIVKLSNFYMKKGLAVVAISSNSVTTHPQDGPDVMAKEAKIFKYPFPYLYDESQDVARNFGAVCTPEFFLFKKDGRRPFELVYHGQFDDSRPSNNMRITGRDLSLAIDSVLSGQPVSSIQKPRMMVPCLP; this is encoded by the exons ATGGCGGGTGTTCTAACGGTCGCCGCGTCATCAGCCGCCGTCTGTCGGCGCTCGTTTCCGGCGAAgaaatctctctcttcttctactTCATCTTCGAAATGCTACTCGATCGGGGGCTGGGATCCCCTGCTTCGCAGGCCCACGGTGCTCCGCCCGAGAAAGCTCGTGATTCGAGCTGCCCGGACCGAGTCCAAAGGGGTTTCTCTTGGTTTCAGAGCACCAGATTTCGAG CTTCTGGAACCTCTCACTGGGAAAGTGTGGAAACTGGACGACTTCGACTCCTACCCTGCATTGCTG GTAATGTTCATCTGCAACCATTGCCCTTTTGTCAAACACTTGAAGAAAGATATTGTAAAGCTCTCAAACTTCTATATGAAG AAAGGACTTGCGGTGGTTGCAATTTCTTCAAACTCTGTTACTACTCATCCACAG GATGGACCAGATGTCATGGCTAAGGAAGCTAAGATATTTAAGTATCCTTTTCCATATCTCTATGATGAG TCCCAAGATGTCGCAAGAAACTTTGGAGCTGTTTGTACACCAGAGTTTTTCTTGTTTAAAAAG GATGGTCGTAGGCCATTTGAGTTAGTATATCATGGTCAGTTTGATGATTCGCGGCCGAGTAATAATATGCGCATCACTGGAAG GGACTTGAGCTTAGCGATAGACAGTGTGTTAAGTGGACAACCAGTATCATCCATTCAAAAGCCTAG GATGATGGTCCCTTGCCTCCCGTAA
- the LOC131011734 gene encoding uncharacterized protein LOC131011734 isoform X1 → MAGVLTVAASSAAVCRRSFPAKKSLSSSTSSSKCYSIGGWDPLLRRPTVLRPRKLVIRAARTESKGVSLGFRAPDFELLEPLTGKVWKLDDFDSYPALLVMFICNHCPFVKHLKKDIVKLSNFYMKKGLAVVAISSNSVTTHPQDGPDVMAKEAKIFKYPFPYLYDESQDVARNFGAVCTPEFFLFKKDGRRPFELVYHGQFDDSRPSNNMRITGRDLSLAIDSVLSGQPVSSIQKPSVGCSIKWKPEVEP, encoded by the exons ATGGCGGGTGTTCTAACGGTCGCCGCGTCATCAGCCGCCGTCTGTCGGCGCTCGTTTCCGGCGAAgaaatctctctcttcttctactTCATCTTCGAAATGCTACTCGATCGGGGGCTGGGATCCCCTGCTTCGCAGGCCCACGGTGCTCCGCCCGAGAAAGCTCGTGATTCGAGCTGCCCGGACCGAGTCCAAAGGGGTTTCTCTTGGTTTCAGAGCACCAGATTTCGAG CTTCTGGAACCTCTCACTGGGAAAGTGTGGAAACTGGACGACTTCGACTCCTACCCTGCATTGCTG GTAATGTTCATCTGCAACCATTGCCCTTTTGTCAAACACTTGAAGAAAGATATTGTAAAGCTCTCAAACTTCTATATGAAG AAAGGACTTGCGGTGGTTGCAATTTCTTCAAACTCTGTTACTACTCATCCACAG GATGGACCAGATGTCATGGCTAAGGAAGCTAAGATATTTAAGTATCCTTTTCCATATCTCTATGATGAG TCCCAAGATGTCGCAAGAAACTTTGGAGCTGTTTGTACACCAGAGTTTTTCTTGTTTAAAAAG GATGGTCGTAGGCCATTTGAGTTAGTATATCATGGTCAGTTTGATGATTCGCGGCCGAGTAATAATATGCGCATCACTGGAAG GGACTTGAGCTTAGCGATAGACAGTGTGTTAAGTGGACAACCAGTATCATCCATTCAAAAGCCTAG TGTTGGATGCAGTATAAAGTGGAAGCCTGAAGTTGagccataa